The following coding sequences are from one Pseudomonadota bacterium window:
- a CDS encoding TonB-dependent receptor plug domain-containing protein: MQLPPIEVTERYDSLIGIGDSATEGTVGPEQIESRPLLRPGEVLETVPGVIVTQHSGAGKANQFYLRGFNLDHGTDFATSVAGIPVNFPTHAHG; this comes from the coding sequence GTGCAGCTCCCGCCCATCGAGGTTACCGAGCGCTACGATTCCCTCATCGGGATCGGCGACTCGGCCACCGAGGGTACGGTCGGACCCGAGCAGATCGAGTCGCGCCCGCTGCTCCGCCCCGGGGAGGTCCTGGAGACCGTGCCAGGCGTGATCGTCACCCAGCATTCGGGGGCCGGCAAGGCCAACCAGTTCTATCTACGGGGATTCAACCTCGATCACGGCACCGACTTCGCCACCTCGGTCGCCGGGATCCCCGTGAACTTCCCCACCCACGCCCACGGCTAG
- a CDS encoding TonB-dependent receptor: MLPHNLVQFTGGSYDYYRGLLAGSTALAAGRVLGAFEAFDNDGPWNHPDEYRRYNGVLRYSRRDTLNGFNLTAMGYSGDWNATDQVPRRAVDRSDIGRFGALGESDGGHTHRYSASGEWRRSTADAATHVHGYFLDYRLNLFSNFTFFLDDPLNGDQFEQEDRRQVYGLSGHHSWFPTWGGLDIENTVGLQIRYDDLGKVGLFNTRERRRLKTTRKDRVDQVSVSPYPPEPYPLAPEVPDRGGPAREASDGLASPKLSLIFGPWFDTEYYINLGYGFHSNDARGTTITVDRKSGESVEPVDPLVRAEGFDMGLRTALVRDLNSTLSFWLLDLDSELFFIGDAGTTEANRPSRRYGVEWTNYYRPLPWLTFDADFSFSKARFSDDGPAAHHIPGAIETVITVGVTIDDLKGFFGGLRVRYFGPRPLIEDDSVRSSSTTLLNADVGYKLREDLRLGVEIFNLLDSEDSDIEYFYTSRLAGEPAAGVDDIHFHPVEPRSARVTLSLSF, from the coding sequence GTGCTCCCGCATAACCTGGTCCAGTTCACGGGCGGCAGCTACGACTACTACCGCGGCCTCCTGGCTGGCTCGACCGCGCTCGCGGCCGGGCGGGTCCTCGGCGCCTTCGAGGCCTTCGACAACGACGGTCCCTGGAACCATCCCGACGAGTACCGACGTTATAACGGGGTGCTGCGCTACAGCCGGCGCGACACCCTCAACGGTTTTAACCTGACCGCCATGGGCTACAGCGGGGATTGGAACGCCACCGATCAGGTACCGCGCCGCGCCGTGGACCGCAGCGACATCGGGCGCTTCGGCGCCCTGGGTGAGAGCGATGGCGGCCATACCCATCGCTACAGCGCCTCCGGGGAATGGCGGCGGAGCACCGCAGATGCAGCGACCCATGTCCATGGCTATTTCCTCGATTACAGGCTAAACCTCTTTTCGAACTTTACCTTCTTTCTCGATGATCCGCTGAACGGCGACCAATTCGAGCAGGAGGACCGGCGCCAGGTGTATGGCCTCTCCGGCCACCATTCCTGGTTTCCCACCTGGGGCGGGCTCGACATCGAGAACACCGTGGGGCTGCAGATCCGCTATGACGACCTCGGGAAGGTCGGGCTTTTCAATACCCGCGAACGCCGACGGCTCAAGACCACACGGAAGGACCGCGTGGACCAGGTGAGCGTCTCGCCCTATCCTCCAGAACCGTACCCGCTGGCACCCGAAGTTCCGGACCGTGGCGGGCCTGCGAGGGAGGCCAGCGATGGGCTCGCGAGCCCTAAGCTCTCCCTCATCTTCGGTCCCTGGTTCGATACCGAGTACTACATCAACCTGGGCTACGGCTTCCACAGCAACGACGCCCGCGGCACCACTATCACGGTGGACCGCAAGAGCGGCGAGTCGGTCGAGCCGGTGGACCCGCTGGTGCGGGCCGAGGGTTTCGATATGGGGCTGCGCACCGCGCTGGTCCGGGACCTCAACAGCACCCTGTCGTTCTGGCTCCTCGACCTCGACTCGGAGCTGTTCTTCATCGGCGATGCAGGCACCACCGAGGCCAACCGCCCGAGCCGCCGCTACGGGGTCGAGTGGACCAATTACTACCGCCCGCTACCCTGGCTCACATTTGATGCCGACTTCTCCTTCTCCAAGGCGCGCTTTTCCGACGACGGCCCCGCGGCGCATCACATCCCGGGCGCCATCGAGACGGTGATCACGGTCGGTGTCACGATCGACGACCTCAAGGGGTTTTTCGGCGGGCTGCGGGTGCGTTACTTCGGGCCCCGGCCCCTCATCGAGGACGACAGCGTGCGCTCGTCATCCACCACGCTCCTTAACGCCGACGTCGGCTACAAGCTCCGTGAGGACCTGCGCCTCGGCGTCGAGATTTTTAACCTCCTCGATTCCGAGGACAGCGACATCGAGTATTTCTACACGTCGCGCCTGGCGGGGGAGCCCGCCGCAGGCGTGGACGACATCCATTTCCATCCGGTCGAGCCGCGCTCGGCGCGCGTCACCCTGAGCCTCTCGTTCTGA
- the hemL gene encoding glutamate-1-semialdehyde 2,1-aminomutase: MSHSEALFDLARRVIAGGVNSPVRAFKGVGGTPVFFRRGQGAYLFDEDGRRYIDYVGSFGPLIAGHAHPEVVEAVREAARNGLSFGAPTAIETQMAETLCGLVPSIERVRLCSSGTEAAMSAIRLARGYTGRDTLVKFEGCYHGHADSLLIKAGSGALTLGTPSSPGVPSALARHTLTLPYNDFDAVEDAFATLGNGIAAVIVEPVAGNMNCVPPLPGFLEGLRRICNQYGSLLIFDEVMTGFRVGLSGAQGLFGIGPDLTTLGKVIGGGLPVGAFGGRAGIMERLSPDGPVYQAGTLSGNPVALAAGLATLRIVAEPGFFERLSGVTRGLTIGLRTAAEDLGVPFTTNQVGGMFGLFFSRDERITTLAEVMACDQERFKRFFHGMLREGIYLAPSAFEAGFVSSAHGPTEIAPTLESARKVMAGL; the protein is encoded by the coding sequence ATGTCGCACTCTGAAGCGCTGTTCGACCTTGCACGGCGGGTCATCGCAGGGGGAGTGAACTCCCCCGTCCGCGCCTTCAAGGGGGTGGGTGGCACACCGGTATTCTTCCGGCGCGGCCAGGGCGCTTACCTCTTCGACGAGGACGGCCGGCGCTACATCGACTACGTCGGCTCCTTTGGACCGCTCATCGCGGGTCACGCCCATCCCGAGGTCGTCGAGGCCGTGCGCGAGGCGGCCCGGAACGGGCTCAGCTTCGGCGCGCCCACGGCGATCGAGACGCAGATGGCCGAGACCCTGTGCGGACTGGTCCCGTCGATCGAGCGCGTGCGGCTCTGCAGCTCCGGCACCGAGGCGGCCATGAGCGCCATCCGCCTGGCCCGCGGTTATACGGGCCGCGATACCCTCGTCAAATTCGAGGGCTGTTACCACGGCCACGCCGACTCGCTGCTCATCAAGGCCGGCTCCGGGGCCCTGACCCTGGGAACGCCCAGCTCACCCGGCGTGCCGTCAGCCCTGGCGCGTCATACTCTCACCCTCCCCTACAACGACTTCGACGCGGTGGAAGACGCCTTCGCCACCTTGGGCAACGGCATCGCCGCGGTCATCGTGGAACCCGTGGCCGGCAATATGAACTGCGTGCCGCCCCTGCCAGGGTTCCTGGAGGGGCTACGGCGGATCTGCAATCAATACGGCAGCCTGCTCATCTTCGACGAGGTCATGACCGGTTTCCGAGTCGGACTTTCGGGTGCCCAGGGGCTCTTCGGGATCGGCCCCGACCTCACCACGCTCGGCAAGGTGATCGGCGGCGGACTGCCGGTCGGCGCCTTCGGGGGTCGCGCCGGGATCATGGAACGTCTGTCGCCTGACGGACCCGTCTACCAGGCCGGTACCCTGTCCGGCAATCCCGTGGCCCTCGCAGCCGGCCTCGCGACCCTCAGGATCGTCGCGGAGCCGGGGTTCTTCGAGCGCCTCAGCGGCGTCACTCGAGGCCTGACGATCGGCCTTCGCACAGCGGCCGAAGACCTCGGTGTCCCGTTTACTACCAACCAGGTCGGCGGGATGTTCGGCCTCTTCTTCAGCCGGGACGAAAGGATCACGACTCTCGCAGAGGTCATGGCCTGCGATCAGGAGCGCTTCAAGCGCTTCTTCCACGGCATGCTGCGCGAAGGTATCTACCTCGCCCCCTCCGCCTTCGAGGCCGGGTTCGTCTCGAGCGCCCACGGCCCTACGGAGATCGCCCCGACTCTCGAGTCGGCCAGGAAGGTGATGGCGGGGCTGTGA
- the thiE gene encoding thiamine phosphate synthase, with product MPYPFPGRGLYAIADGVCDERVVSEAIAGGAVVVQYRAKSKPSDERRRQALVLGRVCHRRAVPFIVNDDPELARTVGADGVHLGRSDVPYTVAREVLGPAAIIGVSCYDDLNRAWEAAAAGADYVAFGSFYPSASKSDAVRAEPALLGRARRRLSIPLVAIGGITPENGSRLIGAGADLLAVIRGVFGNRDHREADPRAAARRYAGLFEANHPIGALHVAL from the coding sequence ATGCCCTACCCCTTCCCAGGACGCGGTCTCTACGCGATCGCCGATGGCGTCTGCGACGAGCGGGTGGTGTCCGAGGCCATCGCCGGCGGCGCCGTGGTGGTCCAATATCGGGCCAAGTCGAAACCGTCCGACGAGCGCCGACGGCAGGCCCTGGTCTTAGGACGGGTCTGCCATCGCCGCGCGGTGCCGTTCATCGTCAATGACGACCCGGAGCTGGCGCGCACGGTGGGCGCGGACGGCGTGCACCTGGGCCGATCCGACGTCCCGTACACAGTCGCGCGTGAGGTCCTCGGACCCGCCGCGATCATCGGCGTGTCCTGTTATGACGACCTCAACCGGGCCTGGGAGGCCGCGGCAGCCGGCGCCGACTATGTCGCCTTCGGCAGCTTCTATCCCTCGGCCTCCAAATCGGACGCCGTTCGGGCCGAGCCCGCGCTCCTCGGTCGGGCCCGGCGCAGACTCTCTATCCCCCTCGTGGCGATCGGGGGGATCACGCCCGAGAACGGTAGCCGATTGATCGGAGCGGGGGCCGATCTATTGGCGGTGATCCGCGGCGTCTTCGGTAACCGTGATCATAGGGAGGCAGATCCCAGGGCGGCGGCCCGGCGCTATGCCGGATTGTTCGAAGCGAACCACCCTATCGGAGCCCTCCATGTCGCACTCTGA
- a CDS encoding CopD family protein, which produces MLWTKAFHIVFMVTWFAGLFYLPRLFVYHALAADRLSTERFEVMERKLYFGITTPGAVLTVLFGLWTLAYDVEHYLQAGWLHAKLALVAVLIGYHVYLGRLLVLFRHDRNPHGHVFYRWLNELPVLILVGVVVLAVVKPF; this is translated from the coding sequence ATGTTGTGGACCAAGGCCTTCCATATCGTCTTCATGGTGACGTGGTTCGCCGGCCTCTTCTACCTCCCGCGCCTCTTCGTCTACCACGCGCTCGCCGCGGACCGGCTCAGCACCGAGCGCTTCGAGGTCATGGAGCGCAAGCTGTACTTCGGGATCACCACCCCGGGGGCCGTCTTGACCGTGTTGTTCGGGCTCTGGACCCTGGCCTACGACGTGGAGCACTACCTCCAAGCGGGTTGGCTGCACGCGAAGCTCGCGCTGGTCGCCGTTCTGATCGGGTACCACGTCTATCTCGGCCGGTTGCTGGTCCTGTTTCGCCACGACCGGAACCCTCATGGCCACGTGTTCTATCGCTGGCTCAACGAGCTCCCGGTCTTGATCCTGGTCGGCGTGGTGGTACTCGCGGTCGTCAAGCCCTTCTAG
- a CDS encoding rubredoxin codes for MAMKRYMCLICGFIYDEAQGWPGDGIAPGTRWKDVPPNWVCPDCGARKDDFEMVEI; via the coding sequence ATGGCAATGAAGCGCTATATGTGTTTGATCTGTGGGTTCATATACGACGAGGCCCAAGGCTGGCCGGGCGACGGCATCGCGCCGGGGACCCGTTGGAAGGACGTCCCGCCCAACTGGGTATGCCCGGACTGCGGGGCGCGCAAGGACGACTTCGAGATGGTGGAGATCTAG
- a CDS encoding DUF4126 domain-containing protein, producing the protein MEIIDTIALTMGVGWASGLNLYAAILTLGYLGTTGHIALPPELQILTDPLVLVAAGVMYGIEFFIDKTPGVDTGWDVVHTFIRIPAGAVLAAGAVGDVSQPAEIAALLIGGTLAAGSHAVKAGSRVLINTTPEPFTNWAASLSEDLLVIGGLWTALHHPSVFLAGLVLFLLISAWLLPRIFWGIKRVFWSIATFFGRRAPRDAGSPPGG; encoded by the coding sequence ATGGAGATCATCGACACCATTGCCTTGACCATGGGCGTGGGCTGGGCCAGCGGCCTCAACCTGTATGCCGCGATCCTCACGCTGGGTTACCTGGGGACGACCGGCCATATCGCCCTCCCTCCCGAACTTCAGATCCTGACCGATCCGCTGGTGCTCGTCGCAGCCGGCGTCATGTACGGCATCGAGTTCTTCATCGATAAGACTCCGGGCGTGGACACCGGCTGGGATGTCGTGCACACCTTCATCCGCATCCCGGCCGGCGCCGTGCTCGCGGCCGGGGCGGTGGGGGATGTCAGCCAGCCGGCCGAGATCGCCGCCCTCCTCATCGGCGGCACGCTCGCGGCCGGCAGCCATGCCGTGAAGGCCGGCAGTCGCGTCCTCATCAACACCACGCCCGAGCCCTTCACCAACTGGGCCGCCTCCCTCTCGGAAGATCTCCTGGTCATCGGAGGGCTTTGGACCGCACTCCACCACCCGTCGGTGTTTCTCGCCGGCCTGGTGCTGTTTCTGCTGATCTCCGCCTGGCTCCTGCCCCGCATCTTTTGGGGGATCAAGCGGGTCTTCTGGTCGATCGCTACCTTCTTCGGCCGCCGCGCGCCTCGGGATGCCGGCAGCCCGCCGGGCGGCTAG